Genomic segment of Candidatus Omnitrophota bacterium:
TCAAAATTATTAGAGGCTTTTTTAAGGCGCCAAGGGCACAAGGTCTTACGCGTATGGGACCCGGGCAGCACATTGCTGGGCGAATCCGTCCGTAATATACTCCTGCATTTTAGAGGTAATATATCCGCCCGCGCCGAAACCATGCTGTATCTGGCATCCAGGGCGCAGTTGGTTGACGAAAAAATAGCCCCGGCCCTGGAAAAAGGTTTTATCGTAATATGCGACAGGTTTGCCGATGCCACCCTGTGTTACCAGGGGTATGGGCTTGGCATTGATAAATCGCTTATACGTTTATGCAATCGTTTTGTGACAAGGTCAATTACCGCTGATCTTACGATATTTCTGGATACTAATGTTGGAGAAGGGCTCAAGCGGTCAAAGAGGGTAAAGGGTTTTTCAGACAGGATTGAAAAGAGGGGCCGCGATTTTCATAACAAGGTAAGGAAGGGCTATCTTGAGATAGCGAAAAGATTTCCAAAAAGGATAGAGACTATATCTGTGGACGCGAAAGAGCCGCAGGCCACCCATTATCTAATAAAGGAACTGGTTCTAAATGTCATTAAAAGACATAAAAGGCCA
This window contains:
- the tmk gene encoding dTMP kinase codes for the protein MAKTVDKGVLITLEGPEGSGKSTQSKLLEAFLRRQGHKVLRVWDPGSTLLGESVRNILLHFRGNISARAETMLYLASRAQLVDEKIAPALEKGFIVICDRFADATLCYQGYGLGIDKSLIRLCNRFVTRSITADLTIFLDTNVGEGLKRSKRVKGFSDRIEKRGRDFHNKVRKGYLEIAKRFPKRIETISVDAKEPQATHYLIKELVLNVIKRHKRPRQGR